From one Mycobacterium colombiense CECT 3035 genomic stretch:
- a CDS encoding acetyl-CoA acetyltransferase, with amino-acid sequence MDRSPGVWILGGYQSDFARNLTREGRDFAALTAEVVDATLTAARVDAGDIGVVHVGNAFGEMFARQGHLGAMPATVCDGLWDTPASRHEAACASGSVAALSAMADLRSGAYDTALVVGVELEKTVPGDTAAQHLGAAAWTGHEGADARYLWPSMFAQVADEYDRRYGLDDAYLGAIAALNFTNARRNPNAQTREWTVPDPITDDDETNPITEGRLRRFDCSQMTDGGAGLVLVNDAYLREHPDARPIGRIDGWGHRTVGLGLQQKLHRADGDPYVLPHVRSAVLDALRRAQRGLDDVDGFEVHDCFTPSEYLAIDHIGLTGPGESWKAIENGEIEIGGRLPINPSGGLIGGGHPVGASGVRMLLDAAKQVSDAAGEYQVEGARTFGTLNFGGSTATTVSFVVSGTEGL; translated from the coding sequence ATGGACCGGTCGCCCGGCGTGTGGATTCTCGGCGGTTATCAAAGCGATTTCGCTCGCAACCTCACCAGAGAAGGTCGTGACTTCGCCGCACTGACGGCCGAAGTCGTCGACGCGACACTGACCGCCGCCAGGGTCGATGCGGGCGACATCGGGGTGGTGCACGTCGGCAACGCCTTCGGCGAGATGTTCGCGCGGCAGGGCCACCTCGGGGCGATGCCGGCCACGGTGTGCGACGGCCTCTGGGATACCCCGGCCTCGCGGCACGAAGCGGCCTGCGCGTCGGGCAGCGTGGCGGCACTCTCGGCGATGGCGGATCTGCGCTCGGGCGCCTACGACACCGCTCTGGTGGTGGGAGTCGAGCTGGAGAAGACGGTCCCCGGCGACACCGCCGCGCAACATCTGGGTGCCGCCGCGTGGACCGGTCACGAGGGGGCCGACGCCCGCTACCTGTGGCCGTCCATGTTCGCCCAAGTGGCCGACGAGTACGACCGGCGGTACGGCCTGGACGACGCGTACCTGGGCGCCATCGCAGCGCTGAACTTCACCAACGCGCGGCGCAACCCCAACGCCCAGACCCGCGAATGGACCGTCCCGGATCCGATCACCGACGACGACGAAACCAACCCGATCACCGAGGGCCGGCTGCGCCGATTCGACTGCAGCCAAATGACCGACGGCGGTGCGGGATTGGTGCTCGTCAACGACGCCTATCTGCGCGAGCACCCCGATGCGCGCCCGATCGGCCGCATCGACGGCTGGGGTCATCGCACCGTCGGGCTGGGTCTGCAGCAGAAACTGCACCGTGCCGACGGCGACCCATATGTGCTGCCCCATGTTCGGTCCGCGGTACTTGATGCGCTGCGCCGCGCGCAGCGCGGCCTCGACGACGTCGACGGATTCGAAGTCCATGACTGCTTCACCCCCAGCGAGTACCTGGCGATCGACCACATCGGGCTGACCGGCCCGGGCGAATCGTGGAAGGCCATCGAGAACGGTGAGATCGAGATCGGCGGCCGGCTGCCGATCAACCCCAGCGGCGGACTGATCGGCGGCGGACATCCGGTAGGGGCCTCCGGCGTGCGGATGCTGCTCGACGCGGCCAAGCAGGTCAGCGACGCGGCGGGCGAATATCAGGTCGAGGGAGCCCGAACCTTCGGCACCCTGAATTTCGGCGGGAGCACCGCCACCACAGTGAGTTTCGTCGTCAGCGGCACCGAAGGCTTATGA